The region TGCGCCCCGCTTATGTAATCGGGCAGCAGCACGCGGTTATAAAACGGGTAAATTTCTTTCGAGAAAATATGCAGTTCGTCGTTGACGGGCGTTTCGACCCGCCCAGACCTCAGCGCACGATAGGCGTTGATGAAACCCAATCCCGCCGAACCGGCCCCGATAATGATGATCTTTTCGACCGGCTTACTGAACGGTACAACCTCCACGGCCGTAAACTTGAAGTCCGGCTCTTTGGAACGCGGATCAACGAGCGCGTTGGTAAGGTTATTAGCCCGGTTCAGGTTGCTTTCGCCCGACTTCCCGGCCAGCACCTTCCCCCAGTGCATCGGCAGAAAACACAAACCCGGTCGCACATCGTCGGTGAGTTGAGCCTTTACGCGCACCTCGCCCCGCCGACCGCGAACGACGACAAGCTGCCCTTCGGCAATGTTTCTTGCTCTGGCATCGTCGGGATGGATTTGCAGAAAGGGCTGCGGGCTGTGTTGATTCAGCTTGGCAACCCGACCCGTTTTGGTCATGGTGTGCCACTGGTCGCGGATACGACCAGTGGTTAAGATCAGCGGAAAGTCAGCATCGGTAGGCTCAGATGTATTTTCGTCGGGCACGGCGTGGATTTGTGCGCGGCCATTCGGTGTGTAAAAGTTGTGGTCGGTGAATAGGCGTTTGGTGCCGAAGGAGGTTGGCCCCACGGCAACGGCCGACCGCCCCGGCCCCTCCCGGAATGCCGGACCACCTTGAACTAAGGGGAGGGGAGAAATCCCCTTTTCACCCTGTGCCTTGTTCACCATAGTCTTTACCCATTGCCCTCTACCCCCTGCCGGATAAGGCCACTGTACGGTGCGTTTTTGCTTGAGGAGATCGTAGTTTACGCCCGTGATGTCCACGTTGGTGCCTGCGGTGAGCTGGGCGTATTCGTCGTAAACGGCGGAGGTGTTGGTGTATGGGAAAGCGTCGCCGAAGCCCATCTTTTGGGCGAATCGCCAGATGATTTCGGAGTCGGGCAGGGCTTCGCCGGGGGCATCAATGACTTTGGGTAAGTATGCAATTCGCCGTTCGGCGTTGGTCATGGTGCCCTCTTTTTCGAGCCAGGCCGCAGCGGGCAGTACTACGTCGGCAAACTGCACGGTGTCGGCCCGGTTCGAGACGTCTTGAACGACCACAAAACGGGCGTTGGTCAACGCTTTCTCAACGGCATTGGCATCGGGCATACTCACCATTGGATTTGTGTTGATGATCCAGATGGCTTTTAAGCGGTCGTCCGCCAATGCCTCGAACATTTCCGTGGCGGTCAGGCCGGGTTTCGACGCAATCTTGACCGGGCTGTTCCAGAACGCTTCTACTTCGGCGCGGTGGGTGGCGTTGGTCACGTCGCGGTGGGCGGGCAGCACGTTGGCAAGGCCACCCGTTTCGCGGCCACCCATGGCGTTGGGTTGGCCCGTGAGCGAGAACGGCCCGTTGCCGGGCTTGCCAATCCGCCCCGTAATCAGGTGCAGGTTGATGAGCGCCAGATTTTTGTTCACGCCAATCACCGACTGGTTCAGGCCCATCGTCCAGAGCGATAAAAAGCCTTTTGAGCGACCAATCCAGTCGGCCACTTTCTGAATATCAGCCACCGGAACGCCACACATATCGGCGGCTTCGGCGAGGGTTCGCTGCATCACCTGCTCGCTGTAAGCGGCAAATCCGTCGGCGTGGTTGGTGATGAAATCAACATCAATGTCGCCGTTCTCGATTAGCAACCGGCCAATGGCGTTATTCAGCACGATGTCGGTGCCGGGACGGATGGGCAAATGAAGATCAGAAGACCGGGCCGTATCAGTTTTACGAGGATCGACGCAAATGATTTTGACGTTTGGATTGGCCGCTTTGTGCGCTTCAATCCGACGCCAGATGATAGGGTGGCACCAGGCGGGATTAGCTCCCTGCACCAGAAACACGTCGGCCTCTTCAATATCGTCGTAACAGACCGGCACCGAATCTTCGCCCAGCGACAGTTTGTAGCCCACCACTGCCGAACTCATGCAGAGCCGGGAGTTGGTATCTATGTTGTTCGAGCCAATAAAGCCTTTGATGAGCTTATTGACCAGGTAATATTCTTCGGTCAGGCACTGCCCCGACACATAAAACGCGACTGAATCAGGGCCGTATTTCTGAATGAATGTCCGGAATACAGCGGCTGTACGCTCCAGCGCGGCATCCCAGCTTACCCGTTGCATGGGCATATTCCGGTTAAGACGCATCTGCGGATACAGCAGCCGGTCCGACTGGTCCATGACGGTATAATGCAGATTCATGCCCTTCGAGCACAGCATTCCCTTGTTGGACGGATGCTGTTTATCTCCCTCAACGATCAATCGTCCGGTCGGCTCCTGTTTGACGACAATCCCACAGCCAACACCACAATAGCAACAGGTCGTTTTATGCATGGTCTTTTAATGGATAATGAAAAATGAATAATGCAAAATGTGTGGAAAATCGAGTCTGTTAGCTGTAACCTACCAACTGCATTGCACACATTACGCGTTATTCATTTTTCATTGTGCATTATCAATTATTCATTTAGAATCAAGCTGTTTGCAATTCCACTTCCGCTGATTCGGCGACGGTCTCTTTGCTGAAATTGACCAGGAATAAGAGCAATCCAATGGCGGCTACGGCGCAGCCGATGTATAGAAACGCCTGTCCGTAGGTGATGGACTGCGATTTGAAGAGGAAGGCCATCAGCATACC is a window of Spirosoma linguale DSM 74 DNA encoding:
- a CDS encoding molybdopterin oxidoreductase (PFAM: molybdopterin oxidoreductase; FAD-dependent pyridine nucleotide-disulphide oxidoreductase; molybdopterin oxidoreductase Fe4S4 region; BFD domain protein [2Fe-2S]-binding domain protein; molydopterin dinucleotide-binding region~KEGG: pap:PSPA7_3527 assimilatory nitrate reductase), producing the protein MHKTTCCYCGVGCGIVVKQEPTGRLIVEGDKQHPSNKGMLCSKGMNLHYTVMDQSDRLLYPQMRLNRNMPMQRVSWDAALERTAAVFRTFIQKYGPDSVAFYVSGQCLTEEYYLVNKLIKGFIGSNNIDTNSRLCMSSAVVGYKLSLGEDSVPVCYDDIEEADVFLVQGANPAWCHPIIWRRIEAHKAANPNVKIICVDPRKTDTARSSDLHLPIRPGTDIVLNNAIGRLLIENGDIDVDFITNHADGFAAYSEQVMQRTLAEAADMCGVPVADIQKVADWIGRSKGFLSLWTMGLNQSVIGVNKNLALINLHLITGRIGKPGNGPFSLTGQPNAMGGRETGGLANVLPAHRDVTNATHRAEVEAFWNSPVKIASKPGLTATEMFEALADDRLKAIWIINTNPMVSMPDANAVEKALTNARFVVVQDVSNRADTVQFADVVLPAAAWLEKEGTMTNAERRIAYLPKVIDAPGEALPDSEIIWRFAQKMGFGDAFPYTNTSAVYDEYAQLTAGTNVDITGVNYDLLKQKRTVQWPYPAGGRGQWVKTMVNKAQGEKGISPLPLVQGGPAFREGPGRSAVAVGPTSFGTKRLFTDHNFYTPNGRAQIHAVPDENTSEPTDADFPLILTTGRIRDQWHTMTKTGRVAKLNQHSPQPFLQIHPDDARARNIAEGQLVVVRGRRGEVRVKAQLTDDVRPGLCFLPMHWGKVLAGKSGESNLNRANNLTNALVDPRSKEPDFKFTAVEVVPFSKPVEKIIIIGAGSAGLGFINAYRALRSGRVETPVNDELHIFSKEIYPFYNRVLLPDYISGAQSWEQLVKLREDQFEEARIIVHKGVGIAHIDRNAKVVVDTNGVEHSYDKLLLGTGSNAFMPKGIPRLPGIFNMRSRLDADSLMPFLNRPADGSEPHTIIVGGGLLGLELAASLRQINVRVTVIQRVGRFMERQLDPLASELLYLELLDRGIDVYFNEEVQTFMGTEKVEGIQLKSGKKLNCQVVVMAIGTVPNIELAREAGLTCNRGVVVNDYLQTSDPDIFAAGEVAQWNGQMWGITLAAEQQAETAARFIAGDVSQPYKGSLSISILKMEGLHLCSMGLTEVPPNAGPEFEEIVFIDKSKRYYKKCIVQGDKLVGAILVGDKNEFAEFRELIANGTELSEKRLQLLRASKQVDPVEGKLVCSCNTVGQGNLERAIQAGCRDFQQLCQKTGAGTGCGSCRPEVRSILERMKEGTLVNVQ